In Tiliqua scincoides isolate rTilSci1 chromosome 1, rTilSci1.hap2, whole genome shotgun sequence, the following are encoded in one genomic region:
- the LOC136644298 gene encoding olfactory receptor 10V1-like, with protein sequence MESENQTGMTIFHFHPFTNLPEMRPLIFGAFLILYLLSLLGNSTIIFIVYSMRSLHTPMYFFLANLAVLEIAYSCTIAPLTLANVASVRKVSISLVGCGTQLFFFTLLGGSDCVLLAIMAYDRYVAICHPLNYTVVMNWRVCVRLVAGTLIMSCFFGFQLSMLIQTLPFCGNNGNSEINNFFCDFPAVMELACGDTHIHQTALFITSVIVLTVPFLLICISYAFIVTAILRIRSVAGRQRAFSTCSSHLMVVLLQYGCGSLIYLRPSSSYSPEEGRVVSVVYTFITPVLNPLIYSIRNKELKDALRCTLRRRVISQRK encoded by the coding sequence ATGGAGAGTGAAAACCAAACTGGAATGACCATTTTTCACTTCCATCCATTTACAAACCTCCCAGAAATGCGGCCCCTGATTTTTGGGGCTTTTCTGATACTGTATCTGCTGAGCCTCTTGGGGAACTCTACTATTATTTTCATTGTATACTCTATGCGCTCTCTccacacccccatgtatttcttcttgGCTAACCTAGCAGTCCTGGAGATTGCCTATTCTTGTACAATTGCTCCACTGACTCTGGCCAATGTTGCATCTGTAAGAAAGGTCTCCATCTCCTTGGTTGGCTGTGGCACCCAGCTGTTTTTCTTTACCCTCCTTGGAGGCTCTGACTGTGTCCTGCTAGCCATCATGGCATATGATCGATATGTGGCAATCTGTCACCCACTAAACTACACTGTTGTGATGAACTGGAGAGTGTGCGTAAGACTTGTCGCTGGGACACTGATCATGAGTTGCTTCTTTGGTTTTCAGTTGTCTATGCTGATACAGACCTTGCCATTCTGTGGCAACAATGGCAATAGTGAAATCAACAATTTTTTTTGTGATTTTCCCGCTGTCATGGAGCTGGCATGCGGTGACACCCATATCCACCAAACTGCCCTGTTTATTACCAGTGTAATTGTCCTGACTGTCCCTTTTCTCCTAATCTGCATCTCCTATGCCTTCATTGTAACAGCCATCTTGCGCATCCGCTCTGTAGCAGGCCGGCAACGGGCTTTCTCCACATGCTCCTCTCACTTGATGGTGGTTCTTTTACAGTATGGCTGTGGCAGTCTAATATACTTACGCCCCAGTTCCAGCTACTCACCAGAGGAAGGTCGAGTAGTGTCTGTGGTCTATACCTTTATCACTCCCGTACTGAACCCCTTGATCTATAGCATAAGGAATAAAGAGTTAAAAGATGCTCTGAGATGCACTTTGAGAAGAAGAGTCATATCTCAGAGAAAATGA